A genome region from bacterium includes the following:
- the tatB gene encoding Sec-independent protein translocase protein TatB, which yields MGNLGWAEIAVIVVVALVVLGPEKLPGAARQIGYVIRQVRKISTGFQQELQNALDEPIEEEARRRGRIAVEEDKLASGKESEPRATTDGEKEGPGATQSFDQPQSSP from the coding sequence GTGGGCAACCTCGGATGGGCTGAGATCGCGGTGATCGTGGTGGTGGCCCTTGTGGTCTTGGGGCCTGAAAAGCTGCCCGGAGCGGCCCGTCAGATCGGCTATGTAATCCGACAGGTGCGCAAGATCTCCACCGGGTTCCAGCAAGAACTGCAAAATGCCCTCGACGAGCCCATTGAGGAGGAAGCCCGCCGTCGAGGCCGAATTGCCGTCGAAGAGGACAAGCTGGCCAGCGGCAAAGAAAGCGAGCCAAGAGCGACTACCGACGGTGAGAAGGAAGGTCCGGGAGCAACACAGTCCTTCGACCAACCGCAAAGCAGCCCGTGA
- the tatC gene encoding twin-arginine translocase subunit TatC, whose amino-acid sequence MNDTGMDRARSADETMPLMGHLVELRSRLIKCILAVAAGAVACWVLYPQILDLMVQPYCDIVPEQAVVEEAARQNLFGGCELLVLDPLEPFSVRLTVAGYGGLTLAIPIILWQVWRFVQPGLYPRERRHAAAFTVIGALLFALGAGLAYWSIPRALKFLATIGGEDLVTGFSPAKYLSFVIKMMAAFGIGFEFPILLVFLQFAGIIHYRQLIRWRRFAIVGIVALVAVITPSGDPFTLMVLSVPMYLFYEAAIVVGWLRDRRDRRETTDEADANALEATPAGSPSED is encoded by the coding sequence GTGAACGACACGGGGATGGACCGCGCCCGCTCGGCTGACGAGACCATGCCCTTGATGGGGCATCTTGTTGAGCTGCGGTCGCGACTCATCAAGTGCATTTTGGCGGTGGCGGCCGGGGCCGTGGCCTGCTGGGTGCTCTATCCCCAGATCCTGGACCTGATGGTCCAGCCCTACTGCGACATTGTTCCCGAACAGGCCGTGGTTGAGGAGGCTGCCCGACAAAACCTCTTCGGAGGATGCGAGCTCTTGGTGCTTGATCCGCTGGAGCCGTTCTCCGTTCGGCTGACCGTCGCGGGCTACGGCGGGCTGACCCTGGCCATTCCGATCATTCTCTGGCAAGTGTGGAGGTTTGTACAGCCCGGTCTGTACCCTCGTGAGCGTCGCCACGCGGCGGCATTCACCGTGATCGGCGCCCTTCTGTTCGCTCTTGGTGCTGGCCTGGCCTATTGGAGCATCCCCCGAGCGCTTAAATTTCTGGCCACCATCGGAGGCGAAGACCTGGTTACCGGCTTTTCGCCGGCCAAATATCTGTCCTTTGTGATCAAGATGATGGCCGCGTTCGGTATTGGCTTCGAGTTCCCCATACTGCTGGTGTTCTTGCAGTTCGCGGGGATTATCCACTACCGGCAGCTCATTCGGTGGCGGCGTTTCGCCATTGTCGGCATTGTGGCCCTCGTGGCGGTGATAACCCCCAGCGGAGACCCGTTCACCCTGATGGTGCTGTCGGTGCCCATGTACTTGTTCTACGAGGCGGCAATCGTCGTTGGCTGGCTGCGCGACCGCCGCGATCGCCGCGAGACAACCGACGAGGCCGACGCCAATGCCCTTGAGGCAACACCGGCTGGTTCCCCCAGCGAAGACTGA
- a CDS encoding M20 family metallopeptidase, translating into MTPDVAKQQMASEVDARAARLLSVSHQIHETPELCFEEHAAHDLLCTVLEEEGLDVERSAYDLDTAFVARAGRDGPHIAVICEYDALPEIGHACGHNVIAAAGLGAGLAAATMAEKLGGRVSIVGTPAEEGGGGKCYLLERGAFDGISAAMMVHPANHELTLMSAIAVEQLEVTYTGQSAHASASPHKGRNALDGAVLGYMNVAALRQHIRPDERIHGIFTRAGDKPNIVPHDAAAEWYVRSPKLDSLAELRERVVACLEAGATAAGVDIECQCKAPIYADMINSETMLELYARNAAAEGRVVSEPQSSYSVVGSTDMGNVSYAVPSIHPMIKVAPDDVAIHTPEFAHYAKSPSGDQAVLDGAKIMAMTVADLWLNPDVLGRAAEELAHARA; encoded by the coding sequence GTGACACCCGATGTGGCCAAGCAGCAGATGGCCTCGGAGGTGGATGCTCGAGCAGCCCGTCTGCTCAGCGTCTCCCACCAGATCCACGAGACTCCTGAACTCTGCTTTGAAGAGCATGCCGCCCACGACTTGTTGTGTACCGTCTTGGAAGAAGAAGGCCTTGATGTGGAGCGATCGGCCTACGACCTGGATACGGCTTTCGTGGCAAGGGCTGGCCGAGACGGGCCCCATATTGCGGTGATATGCGAATACGATGCTCTGCCCGAGATCGGGCACGCCTGCGGCCACAACGTCATCGCCGCCGCTGGCTTGGGGGCCGGGCTGGCCGCGGCAACCATGGCCGAAAAGCTTGGGGGACGCGTCAGCATTGTCGGCACTCCCGCGGAGGAGGGCGGCGGAGGCAAGTGCTACCTGCTTGAGCGGGGCGCTTTTGATGGCATCAGCGCGGCCATGATGGTTCATCCCGCCAACCATGAGCTCACTCTTATGAGCGCCATTGCGGTGGAGCAATTGGAGGTGACCTACACCGGCCAGTCGGCCCATGCGTCTGCCTCGCCCCACAAGGGACGAAACGCCCTCGACGGCGCGGTGTTGGGGTACATGAATGTGGCCGCGCTCCGTCAGCACATACGCCCCGACGAGCGCATCCACGGCATTTTCACCCGAGCAGGTGACAAGCCGAACATCGTTCCCCACGATGCGGCCGCGGAGTGGTACGTCAGATCGCCAAAACTCGACAGCCTGGCTGAGCTGCGAGAGAGGGTGGTGGCCTGTCTCGAGGCCGGTGCCACCGCCGCTGGGGTAGATATCGAGTGCCAGTGCAAAGCGCCCATCTACGCCGACATGATCAACAGCGAAACCATGCTGGAGCTCTACGCCCGGAATGCCGCGGCAGAGGGACGGGTGGTGAGCGAGCCGCAATCCTCATACTCGGTGGTGGGCAGCACCGACATGGGAAACGTCAGCTACGCCGTACCCTCGATCCATCCCATGATCAAGGTGGCCCCCGATGATGTGGCCATCCACACCCCGGAGTTTGCCCACTATGCGAAATCGCCGAGCGGTGATCAAGCGGTGCTCGACGGGGCGAAGATCATGGCCATGACGGTCGCAGATCTGTGGCTGAATCCCGACGTCCTTGGTAGGGCGGCCGAAGAGTTGGCCCATGCCCGGGCCTGA